A stretch of Halomonas elongata DSM 2581 DNA encodes these proteins:
- the ftsB gene encoding cell division protein FtsB, with product MLKWLAVVLVALLALLQYRLWLGEGSVRELADVGQRVENLEAENAPLRARNERLAAEVVDLKTGLDAIEERARNEVGMVRSDEQFFWVPDAGDGEAAR from the coding sequence CTCAAATGGTTGGCCGTCGTGCTCGTGGCACTGCTGGCGCTGTTGCAGTATCGCCTGTGGCTGGGCGAGGGCAGTGTGCGCGAGCTCGCCGACGTGGGGCAACGCGTGGAGAACCTGGAAGCCGAGAATGCTCCATTGCGGGCGCGCAACGAGCGCCTGGCCGCCGAGGTCGTGGATCTCAAGACTGGCCTGGATGCCATCGAGGAACGCGCGCGTAATGAAGTGGGCATGGTGCGCAGCGACGAGCAGTTCTTCTGGGTGCCCGATGCGGGAGATGGGGAGGCGGCTCGGTGA